In Diadema setosum chromosome 19, eeDiaSeto1, whole genome shotgun sequence, a genomic segment contains:
- the LOC140242365 gene encoding uncharacterized protein → MEEEGNLSQLRMQELRQKCEELGLSHEGLNRNQLIKNIEEAKEEQASPLPSAPVMSTDKNTTQNTAARTESDTMEEARMQFELEKMRMQVRLAELENAKLEIERKGTNAGSFGVDGGIRRMPMYKEGEDVDVFLRAFEKMAQLNEWPREAYRVKFRELKVDRDETYTEFSVKLTDLLGRWLQGAGALNDLDRLKEEILKEQMLKQVPFDLRVWLRDHEPDTLGDMARLADQYVISRKGAGKPQGHWGKAGPNHSPKPGWNSGSGGGKGESKPNPQQNKKQNEDRGNYRAKVRCYTCDKFGHIAVNCPNAHKSEVQAEKKGNDKSKEHGPTYFCRPEPHPKLKPYISDARLGDRHVRLLRDSGCTHSLARSDVVDPTFIIPGETVKMRGLFSKKEVPIARVHLISEPYGIKKWIHVGLVDEIEVDVLLGNEVLDENDPDLDIPDYVSRKEAGLVVTRNQAREKELKEEQTRAEVIRSKVQVRDLFGENEQGEAADSGNDDDEREEGAHEVNDVNDVHDDDTTVGTGESDTTSDKAANGEQPQGEKILPTHLDIGRKELIQAQQDDPSLKSVWEKVEKKEGNEGRCHFYVENGVLMREWSGNSKSESSEVYTQIVVPKGYRTRLLEVAHDNLTAGHLGVGKTQQRLMQNFYWPGIFRDVSEFCKTCGPCQKCASQTRGISKAKLVSVPVIGSPFRKIAIDIVGPLPRSKKGNRYILVVCDYATRHPEAVPLPSIEAERVADELIRIFSRVGIPHELLSDQGSNFMSLLMKQLCSSLGIKQIRTSPYHPQANGLVERFNATLKDMLKPYTLEGNVTWDDLIPYVLFAYREVPQESTGFSPFELLYGHRVRGPLDVIREAWLGETVPEEGLVSYVLNCRERSANITTAAQKNLAQAQKRQKAWYDRKARTKDLQVGDKVLVLLPSSSNKLLAKWQGPYPVIQKLSDVNYVVEMGDKRKKHRVFHTNMLRVWREREECVMYTDVDDGNDDEYLDQFIEPLTQRGTSKFNDGAFCMSMGREFQNLGPT, encoded by the exons ATGGAGGAAGAGGGTAACCTAAGTCAgttaaggatgcaagagttgagACAAAAGTGTGAAGAGTTGGGGCTGTCACATGAAGGGTTGAATAGGAACCAGTTGATCAAAAACATAGAAGAGGCAAAGGAAGAGCAGGCTTCGCCTCTGCCAAGTGCACCAGTCATGAGCACAGATAAGAATACGACCCAAAACACTGCTGCGCGCACTGAGTCTGATACAATGGAAGAAGCACGCATGCAATTTGAACTTGAAAAGATGCGGATGCAGGTGCGCCTTGCCGAATTAGAAAATGCCAAATTGGAAATTGAGCGCAAGGGGACCAATGCAGGGTCTTTTGGTGTAGATGGGGGCATCAGAAGGATGCCGATGTACAAAGAGGGAGAAGATGTTGATGTGTTTCTCCGTGCTTTTGAGAAGATGGCGCAATTAAATGAGTGGCCAAGGGAG GCATATAGGGTCAAGTTCAGGGAACTGAAGGTGGATAGGGACGAGACCTATACTGAGTTTTCCGTAAAGCTGACGGACCTTCTCGGGCGGTGGCTCCAGGGGGCGGGGGCTTTAAACGATCTAGACAGACTAAAGGAGGAGATCCTAAAAGAGCAAATGCTAAAACAAGTGCCTTTTGACCTAAGGGTGTGGCTCCGAGACCATGAGCCAGATACACTGGGTGACATGGCAAGGCTTGCCGACCAGTATGTCATCAGCAGAAAAGGGGCAGGTAAACCACAGGGACACTGGGGAAAAGCAGGCCCTAATCACTCCCCTAAACCAGGTTGGAATTCGGGATCAGGAGGGGGAAAAGGAGAAAGTAAGCCAAACCCTCAACAGAATAAGAAGCAAAATGAGGATAGGGGTAACTACAGAGCAAAGGTGAGGTGTTACACCTGTGATAAGTTTGGTCATATCGCAGTAAATTGTCCAAATGCCCACAAATCTGAGGTCCAGGCAGAGAAGAAGGGGAATGACAAATCCAAGGAACACGGTCCCACCTATTTCTGTAGACCTGAGCCCCACCCCAAACTAAAACCATACATTAGTGACGCCAGACTGGGGGACAGACATGTACGTTTGCTGCGTGATTCGGGGTGCACTCATTCTCTAGCGAGAAGTGATGTTGTAGATCCTACATTCATTATCCCAGGTGAGACAGTGAAAATGAGAGGTCTCTTTAGTAAGAAAGAGGTACCGATTGCACGTGTGCATCTCATTAGTGAGCCATACGGGATCAAGAAATGGATCCATGTTGGACTGGTAGATGAGATTGAAGTTGATGTTCTGCTTGGGAATGAGGTGCTAGATGAGAATGACCCTGACTTAGACATCCCCGACTATGTGAGTAGAAAAGAGGCAGGCTTAGTGGTAACAAGAAATCAGGCCCGTGAAAAGGAGTTAAAAGAAGAGCAAACTAGAGCAGAAGTGATCAGATCCAAAGTTCAGGTGAGGGACTTGTTCGGGGAGAATGAGCAAGGAGAGGCTGCAGATagtggcaatgatgatgatgagagagAGGAGGGTGCACATGAGGTGAATGATGTGAATGATGTGCACGATGATGATACAACTGTGGGGACAGGTGAGTCTGATACCACTAGTGACAAGGCAGCAAACGGAGAACAGCCACAAGGAGAGAAAATACTCCCCACTCACTTAGACATTGGTAGAAAGGAATTGATTCAAGCCCAACAAGATGACCCCTCATTGAAATCAGTATGGGAGAAGGtggaaaagaaagagggaaatGAGGGAAGATGTCATTTCTATGTCGAGAATGGGGTACTCATGCGAGAGTGGTCAGGAAACTCTAAATCAGAAAGTAGTGAGGTGTACACGCAAATAGTAGTACCAAAGGGGTATAGAACAAGACTACTGGAGGTTGCCCATGACAACCTAACAGCTGGTCACCTCGGGGTAGGCAAAACACAGCAAAGATTGATGCAGAATTTTTATTGGCCTGGTATTTTCAGAGATGTGTCAGAATTTTGCAAGACTTGTGGCCCGTGCCAAAAGTGTGCAAGCCAGACAAGAGGGATTAGTAAAGCAAAATTAGTCTCTGTGCCAGTCATTGGCAGCCCCTTCAGAAAGATAGCAATTGACATAGTAGGGCCACTGCCTCGTAGTAAGAAGGGAAACAGGTACATTCTTGTTGTGTGTGATTACGCAACCCGGCATCCAGAGGCAGTACCCCTCCCCTCCATTGAGGCGGAGAGAGTGGCAGACGAGCTGATAAGGATCTTTAGTAGAGTAGGGATCCCCCATGAACTCTTGTCAGACCAGGGGTCAAATTTTATGTCCCTACTCATGAAGCAGCTGTGCAGTAGTCTAGGCATTAAACAGATAAGGACCAGCCCCTACCATCCCCAGGCTAATGGCCTAGTTGAAAGATTTAATGCCACCCTGAAAGACATGCTCAAACCCTACACACTGGAGGGAAATGTGACCTGGGATGACCTCATCCCATATGTATTGTTTGCCTATCGGGAGGTTCCCCAAGAATCTACAGGGTTTTCCCCTTTTGAGCTCCTGTATGGACACAGAGTAAGAGGGCCCCTAGATGTGATCAGAGAGGCATGGTTGGGAGAGACAGTGCCAGAGGAAGGGTTAGTATCATATGTGCTAAATTGTAGGGAGAGATCAGCCAACATCACAACAGCTGCCCAAAAGAACCTTGCCCAAGCCCAGAAGAGGCAGAAAGCCTGGTACGACAGGAAAGCCAGGACAAAAGACCTACAAGTAGGCGACAAGGTGTTAGTCCTCCTCCCATCAAGCAGCAACAAGCTGCTAGCCAAATGGCAAGGACCCTATCCTGTGATACAGAAATTGAGTGATGTGAATTACGTAGTTGAGATGGGGGACAAGAGGAAGAAGCATAGAGTATTTCACACAAACATGCTGCGAGTTTGGAGAGAGCGAGAGGAATGTGTGATGTACACGGATGTGGATGATGGAAATGATGACGAGTACCTAGACCAGTTTATAGAGCCACTGACACAAAGAGGGACCTCTA aattcaatgacGGTGCATTTTGTATGTCCATgggaagggagttccagaatcttggacctacataa